A window of Massilia sp. NR 4-1 genomic DNA:
CCTTGCCCTGCACCTTGCCGAACCGGCCGCTGAAATGGCCGGTGAAATGCAGGCGCAGCGTGACGCGGTCGTCCGCCGCCACCAGATCGGTGATCTCCACTTTCAAATCCGGCACGGCGGTACGGAAGGTCTGGCTGGCTTGCAGCGGACCTGGCAGGCCCTGGGCGCGGCCGGGCGGCAAGGTGCGGTCGGTGAATTCCGGCGCCAGCGCCTCGCGCGCCAGGGCCGGATCGCCGCTGTTCCAGAAAGCGGCGTAGCGGCGTGCCGCCAGCATGACCTGCTCCAGCGCGGCGGGCGAGCCGCCGGTGAAGCTTTTCTGCGGTACGGGCAGGCTGTCGGCGGCGGCGAAGGCAGCCAGCGGCAACAGGGCGGCGGCGAAAATGGCGAGGCGGGACATGGAAGCTCCTGTAAATGAATGGTGCCGCCATTGTCGGTTCCAGCGCGGCGGCGCGGAATGCGTCTGCCGTTTGAAGCAGCTTCTCGCGCCGTTTGAAAAAGAAAAAGCCCGCGCGATGCGGGCTTTGCGGGACATGCAGGCTGCGGCTCAGGGCTTGAAGGTCGTCATGGCATGACCCAGGTGCTGCCACCAGTGCTCGCGCGAGCGCGCCTTGGCCAGGCAAACCTTGTCGATGCCGCCTTTGAAGACCTGGTCCTGGCACATGCCGCTGGCCAGCGCATAGCGCTGGTTCTCGGCATTGACCAGGGCCACCATCAGCCAGCCGCACAGGGCCAGCGTCAGCGCCAGCAGCGTCCAGGCAGCATGATTGACCGAGCTGCGTTCGAACAGACGCGTTTCGTCCGGTTCGGACTCCCGGTACATCTTCATGATGCCTTCTTCCTTGCTGTCCATCTTATTTCTTGCCTGCTTTCTTCTCGGCGGCGGCCTTGGCAACCAGGTAGTCCATCACGGCCAGCGTGTTCTGCATCGACACCATCTCCGGCTGGCCCGGACGGCCGGCCTGGGCGGGCGAGGTCACGAAGCGGCCATCGATGACGATGGTCGGGGCGCTATCAACCTTGTAGGAGCTGACCAGCTGGTTGGATCGCTTCATTTTAGTCTGCACGCCGAAGGAATTGAAGTATTCCAGGTATTTGGCCTTGTCCACGCCGGCTTTCACCACCACGTCGGTCATGGCGTCGTCGCTGCGCAGGCGGTTGCGCTCCACGTGGATGGCGCGGAAAATCTTGTCATGCACGCCTTCCAGCTTGCCCATGGCTTCCAGGGTCAGATAGGCATGGGCGTGCGGATCTTTGTCGCTCGACGCGAAGTGGATGCGGCGGAAAGCGATCTTGTCGCCCTGCTTCTTGACCCAGTCGGCCATCAGCGGTTCCAGCGAATTGCAGTGCGGGCAGGAATACATGAAGAACTCGATCACTTCGACCTTGGCGCCGGTATCGTTGCGCACTGGCGTGTCGAGAACCTTGTATTCGGTGCCGTTCACCGGCTCGGCGGCGGAGGCGCCAGCGGCGGAAAAGGCCAGGGTAGCGGCGGCAAGCATGAAGCGCAGGTAACGCATGGTCATCCTTTTTATCGAGTTATAGACGGCGGCAGATTACCACTTTTTGCGGACGAAAATGGCCCCGCCGGACAAAAATCTCGTCCGGGGGGCCATTTTAAGGCGGGTTTAAGCCGCCTTAAAGCCTACATCCAGCCTAGGGCCGCGCTCAGAAATCGTAGCGCGCCGACAGCTTCAACTGGCGGCCATCGCTCGGATAGATGCCGCCGCGGCAGGAGAAGGCCGCCGTGGTGTAGCGCTTGTCGCCCAGGTTCTGGCCGGACACCGCCACTTCCCACGGGCCGTATTGGCGCGCATAGCGGGCGTCGAAGGTGGTGAAGGACGGCATGCGGGCGTTGCAGGTGTTGAGGAAATCGCCGCCGTAGCGCTGGCTGTCGACCCACTGCACGCCGACGTCGGCGCTCTGGCCGCTGGACGGCGTCCAAGCCAGGCGCGCGCTCAGCACATTCTTTGGCACCAGCACCAGCTCCTTGCCGGCCAGCGCGCCTTCGGTGAACTCGGCCTTCACATGCTGGTAGTGGCCGCTCAGCTGCCAGTCGGCCGCCAGGCGCGCGCTGGCATCGAACTCGATGCCTTGGCGGCGGGTCGGCGGCAGGTTGCTGTTGGCGCCGCCGAACGGGGTGGCGGTCGGATCGTAATAGATCTCGTTGTTCAGCTCATGCTTGAAGACGCGCGCCGCCAGCTTGTAGCCGTTCAGCGCATAGCTCGCACCCAGCTCCAGGTCGTGCGAGGTCTGCGCTTTCAGCGCCACATTGGCTTTCGGCGTGAAGCCGTTTTCGTCGGCGTTCGCCACGCGGTAGCTCTGGCCGGCCTTGGCGTGCAGGGTCAGCGCAGGCAGGACGGCGTAGCTGCCCTGGATTTCCCAGGCGTTCAGGCCGCGCTTGTCGCTGTAGTTGGCAGTCGAGTACTCGACCGGGTCGACGGAATCGATGTTGAACAGTTCGCGCCGCGCGCCGAAGGCCAGGCGCGCTTCGTGCGGGCCGGCCCATTTCATCTCATCGCGCACATAGAAGGCTTTGGAACGCTGGGTGGCATCGGCCTTGGAGAAGGAACCATCGACCACGCGGTTCCAGCGCATCAGATCGATGCCCGCCACCACCTCGTTCTGCATGGCGCCGAACTGGCTGGTGTGGCGCAGGCGCGGCGAGAACTGGGTCTGCTTGGTGTCGTAGTTGGTGGTGGACAGCTTGCCGCCATAGAAGTAGCTGCCGCTGGCGTCTTTCTTGCGGTGCGCCAGTTCGGCGGCCAGGTCGAAGGCGCCGAACTTCTGCTCATAGAAGCCGATGTAACGGTCGCTGTCGACCGAACCGAAGTCGTACGGATGGTTGGTCTTGCGCGGCGTGCTGTCGAATTCGGCCTGGCTCAGGGAACCGGGCAGGCGGCCGTCCTGGCGCAGGATTTCGGTGCGCACGCCGATGCGGCCATTCGGCAGCGTCCATTGCGCGCCGCCGGTGAAGTTGCGCTTCTTGTAGTCGTTATTGTCGCGGTAGTTATCGGTGTCCAGCGCGCCGAGCGAGGCGTCGAGGGCGAAACCGTCCCAGCTCTGCGACACCGCGCCGCGCACTTCGCGCAGGCCGAACTGGCCGGCTTCGGCGAACACGCTGCCGTGGGTGCCCTGGCCCGCCGGGCGCTTGGTGACGATCCGGATCACGCCGCCGGTGGCGCCGTCGCCATACAGCACGCTGCTGCCGCCGCGCATGATTTCGATGCGCTCGACGGAATCGATGGGAATGCTGGACATGATGGCGTCGGCCAGTTCATTTTCCGAGATGCGCACGCCGTCCACCAGCACCACCATATTCTGGCTGCTGTTGCTGCCGAAGCCGCGCAGGTCGAGGCCGAAGTTCGGGCTGCCGTCCAGCGCCTGGCGGCCGTACACGCCGCCGACCTTGCGGATGGCCTGGTTCACATCGCTGGCGCCGGCGCGGCGGATGTCGGCAGCGCTGATCACGGTGGCGCCGATCGGGGCCAGGCCGGGATTGCTGTCGAAGCGGGAGCCGGTCACGACGACGGGTCCCAGGGTCTGGGTCGCGGTTTGCGCCAGTGCGGGTGCGGCGGCAAAGCACAGGGAAACTGCCGCGGCCAGGGCGCGGCGGGAAACGATATAGCTCATAAATATGGTGGCGCCGGAGCGCTTGGAAAAAAGAGGATGGGCCTCAGCCTCCAGCCGCTTCCCCGCAGCAGGAGTCGAACGGAAAGCGCACGGCGGCGCAATCCACCTGTCTTGGCCGGTATCCGGGCTGGCAAGCGGGGGCTGGACCACCTTCCTGCGCCAGCGCAGTGGTTGTCGGTCCATCCTGCCGTCCAATGCGGACGGCGCTTGCTTACCGTTGCGGGGGCAGCAAATGTTGGCCACGCGGCAAAGCGCGGCGCCATTTTTCCCGTTTAACCGCGTCCATGAACAGGAAGCGGGCACCAAAACCCCGCCATTATACGCTTACCACACTTGCTCGAAAAATATTGGCTTTTTGTTAGCAAGGTGAATATATTGTTGCTTGCAGTTCTTTACATTCCAATAAAGGAGAACCATGCAAGCGCGTCCCATCTTGAAGGCCCTGCTCGCCACCGCCGTGGTAGCCGGGCTGGTAATCCAATCGCTGCTGTACGCCCAGGGCGCCCTGGTCGTCGCCGTGCCGCAGCCCACCACCGATACCGGCATTCCGCTGGCCGCCGCCAACGCCGCCGCCGTGACCACGCCCAGCGCGCCCAATGCCTGGGGCGGTCCGCGCAGCGGCAATGAAGCCACCCTGTCCGACCGGGTGGTGAACTACCAGATCGAGGCCACGCTGGACCCGGTCAAGCACACCGTCAGCGGCCAGCAGAAGCTCACCTGGCGCAACCGCAGCGACCAGCCGGTGCGCAGCGTTTATCTGCACCTGTACCTGAACGCCTTCCAGAACGCCAACAGCACCTTCCACAGCGAGATCCGGCGCAGCGGTCGCGGCTTCCGCTCCGGGGTGGAAACCAAGGATGGCGACTGGGGCTATATCGAGCTGCGCAGCGTGCAGCAGAACGGCGCCAAGGTGGACTGGTCCTTCGTCCAGCCCGACGGCGGCCCCGAAACCGACCAGACCGTGGTGCGCCTCGACCTGCCGCAGGCGGTGGCAGCCGGCGCCAGCACCACGCTGGACATCGCCTTCTTCGACCAGCTGCCGCGCGTGGTCGCGCGCACCGGCTACTTCGAGACCTTCCACCTGGTGGCGCAATGGTTCCCCAAGATCGGCGTGCTGGAACTGGCCGGCGAACGAGGCGCCACCGCGCCGCGCTGGAACGTGCATGAATTCCATATGGAGTCGGAGTTCTATGCCGACTTTGGCAGCTATGACGTGAAGCTGACCGTGCCCAAGGCCTTTACCGTGGGCGCCACCGGCCAGCGCCAGGGCGCGCCGGTGGAAAAAGACGGCATGCTGACCCACCACTACAAGCAGGACGACGTGCACGATTTCGCCTGGACGGCCGACAGCCGCAGCGCCACGCCGCTGACCGGAACCTGGACCTTCCCCGGCAGCCCCGAGGTCGAGATCAAGGTGCTGTTCCCGCCCGAATACGCCTCCAACGCGGCGCCGGCCATGAAGGCGACCAAGGACGCGCTGAACTTCTATTCGAAGACGCTCGGCCCCTACCCCTACAAGACCGTGACCGTGGTGATCCCGCCGCATAACGCGGGGGAAGCGGGCGGCATGGAATACCCGACCTTCTTCACCGCCGATGGCATTCCCGACCTGCAGCCCGACACGCTGGGGGCTTTCGGCCTGGATTTCGTCACCATCCACGAATTCGGCCATGGCTATTTCTACGGCATCCTCGCCAACAACGAGTTCGAGGAACCGATGCTCGATGAAGGCCTGAACCAATTCTGGAACACCCGCATGACGCGCGCCGAACAGCGCGATATCCACGTGGCCAAACCCTGGATGCAGCGCCTCGGCCTCAATCCGGTGTGGGAGTTCAGCCAGGCGCAGCGCCTGGCGACGCCGCTCAGCTTCCCGGCCGATGCGCTGGGCGCCAATGCCATGGACCGCCTGCAAAGCATCGGGCCGGTGTACACGCGCACCGCGCTCGCCATGCTCGACCTGGAAAAGGAGATCGGCAAGGAAGCGCTGGAACGCGGCTTCAAGGAATACTACCGGCTGTGGAAGTTCCGCCACCCAAGCATCGCCGACCTGCGCGAAACCCTGGCCGAGGCGACCGGCCAGCGCAAGGCGGTGGAGCGCGTGTTCGCCCAGCAGGTGTACGCCGTCTCGAAGGTGGACGACAGCATCGATAGCCTGAGCAGCGAGGAAGTGCTGCCGCAGCCGGGCAGCCACGCCAGCAAGGGCAAGCGCATCCTGCTCGGCAACGAGGCGGTGGAAAAGCAGGCCGACGAGATCCGCGAAAAATGGGAGAAGGCGCATCCCGACGCCAAGGAAGGCAGCGGCCCCTTCCCCTACCACACGGTGGTGGTGGTCAAGCGCAAGGGCGCGGCCGTGCCGCAAACCTTGCTGATGCGCTTTGCCGACGGCAGCAGCGAGACCGTGAAGTTCGAAGGCGAGGAGCGCTGGCGCCGTTTCGAGTGGACCCGCAACAGCGAAGCCGTTTCCGCCACGCTGGACCCGGAAGGCAAGCATCTGCTGGACATCAACAAGCTCGATGACAGCCAGACCTTGAAAGCCGACCGCCGCGCCCAGCGCCGCTGGAGCTTCGACCTCGCCGCCCTGGCGCAAACCCTGTACACCCTGATTGCGACCTTATGAAAACCCATCTGATCCAGGCCGCGCGCGCGGCCCTGCAATGGCGGCTGCTGCTGCTGTGGTGCGGCGTGACGCTGCTGCCTTCCCTGCTGCTGGCCCTGCCCGTCTGGCAATACCTCGATGTGCTGAGCCACTCGGTGCTGGCGCCCGAGCTAGCCGCTTCGCTCAACCATCCGGCACTGGCCGACCTGATCCATGGCTTCCGCGAGCAAGGCGGCGGCGTGCGCAACGGCGCGCTGCTGAGCGCCATCCTGGCCCTGCTGCTGTCGCCGCTGCTGTGCGGCAGCGTGATCACGGCGGCGCGCAGCCGCCACACGCTGGGCTTCCGCGCCCTGTGGTCGGGCGGCCTGACCGAGTATCCGCGCCTGCTGCGCACCCTGGTCTGGGCCGTCGTGCCGGTCGGCCTGGCACTGGGCGCGGCGCACGGCCTGCATTCCCTGGCCGAGAGCCATGGCGAAAAGGCGGTGCTGGCATCCAGCGCCGAGAATGCGGCCCTGCTGGCCACCATCGCCGGCGTCGTGCTGCTGGCCTTCGCCAATCTGACGCTGGACGCGGGCCGCGCGGCGCTCGCCATCGACAAACGCCGCACGTCGGCCGTCAAGGGCTGGTGGCGCGGCCTGAAGCTGCTGGCACGCTATCCGGGCACGGTGCTGGGGCTGTATCTGGCGCTGAGCCTGGGCGGCCTGCTGCTGGCCGGCCTGCTGGGCATTGCGCGCGTCAATGCGCCGACCGGGCAACTCATCGGCTTTATCGGCGGGCTGCTGCTGACCCAGGCCATCGTGCTGGCGCTGGCCTGGATGCGCAGCGCGCGCCTGTTCGCCCTGATCGCGCTGGCGCATGCCGACGACGCCCGCCATGGCGGCGGCGTGGCCAAGGCGGCCAAGGTCAAAGCGCCGGCTATCGAAAGTATCGATGCCTGACTACGATATTTTCAGGATTGGCAAAGGGGTGGCCGGGGACTAAAGTAAAGGCTCGATAGCACAGGTTCGATATGAGCACTTTAGCCACTTATTTTCTGTCCCACGGCGGCGGCCCCTGGCCCTTCATGCGCGAGGAGTTCGGCCACACTTACGATAAGCTGGACGCCTCCTTGCGCGACCTGCCGCGCCAGATCGGCGCCAAGCCCAAGGCGATCCTGGTCGTCACGGCGCACTGGGAGACGGCGCAGTTCACGCTCTCTTCCAGCGCGCGCCCGCCGATGATCTACGATTACTCGGGTTTTCCGCCGCACACCTACCAGATCCAGTATCCCGCGCCGGGCGATCCGGCGCTGGCCGAACGCGCGCGCGGCCTGCTGCAGGATGCCGGCCATGCGGCCCTGCTGGATGGGCAGCGCGGTTTCGACCATGGCACCTTCAGCGCCATGTATCCGGTCTTTCCCGAGGCCGACGTGCCCATCGTGCAGCTCTCGCTCAAGCACGGCCTCGACCCGCTCGCGCACATCGAGGCCGGCCGCGCCCTGCGCCCCCTGCGCGGCGAGGGCGTGCTGATCGTCGGCAGCGGCCTCAGTTACCACAATCTGCGCCAGTTCAACGGCAATGGCGCGCAAGCCTCGCATGCCTTCGACGCCTGGCTGCGCGCCACGATGGCCTTGCCGCCGCGGCAGCGCAAGCAGGCCTTGCTCGATTGGGAAAGCGCGCCGTCGGCGCGGGCCGCCCATCCGCGCGAAGAGCATCTGCTGCCGCTGATGGTGGCGCTGGGCGCGGCCGAGGACGAGGCCGCGCACGAGGTGTGTCACGAGGACGATTTCTTCGGCGCGCTGGCCGTATCCAGCTTCCGCTTCGGCACGGCTGTGGACTAAGAGGCCGTTTCAAAATGGCTGTGGCCAGGCGCCGCGCCAAGCCGGAGCAACGACGCCGCGGCCATTAAAACGGCCTCTCGATGTCAGGTACCGCGCTTGCCCTTCATGCGTTCGGCTTCCTTCTCGGCGGCCTTGATGGCGGCCTGCTCGGCTTTGACACGCTCCGCTTCGATATGAATGGCCAGCGCCGCTTCGCGCGTTTGCGGCGTTTCCAGCGAGATGCGTCCCAGCGCGCCGCTGCGGTAATCCTGCAGCAGCATGTGCGAAGCCTTCTCGAAATCCGGCTCGCCGCCGCGCACGCGGTAGCCGCGCCGCATGGCGACGCCTTCCACCACGCCGATGCCGTCCAGCTCTTCCACCTTCAGGCCATAGCGCGCCTTCAGCAGCGCGGGGTAGCGGCGCAGCAGTTCCTCGGCCAGGAATACCGCCACCTCTTCCTCGATCAGCGCGTTGGCGCCGATGGCGTGGCTGGCGGCCAGCATCAGGCCATCGCTCGGCATGGCGATCTTCGGCCACAGCAGACCGGGCGTGTCGATCAGCACCGTGTTCAGGTCCAGGTAGATTTTCTGCTGCTGCTTGGTCACGGCCGGCTCGTCGCCCACCTTGGCCACGCGGCGCTTGAGCAGCGCGTTCATCAGCGTCGATTTGCCGACGTTGGGTATACCCATGATCATCATGCGCAGCGGCTTGGTCGGCTGGCCGCGGTGCGGCGCCAGCGCGCGCACCTTGTCGATCACGCGCGCCACGTCGGCCGGCTTCTTGGTCGTCATGGCGTAGGCGGTCACGTCCGGATCGCGCTCGTAATGGGTGACCCAGGCCGCCGTGGCGTCAGGGTCGGCCAGATCGACCTTGTTCAGGATCTTCAGGCAGGGACGGCCGCGGAACTTGCGCAGCTCTTCCACCAGCGGGTTGCAGCTGGCCTCGGGCAAGCGGGCGTCCACCACCTCGATCACCACGTCGACGTCCGCCATCTGCTCGGCCGCCTTTTTCTTGGCGGCGGCCATATGCCCCGGGAACCATTGGATTGCCATCTTCTGCCTTCTAAATCTGTCGAACAATCCGCTATTTTACCGTTTTGAGGCGCCGCTGCCTATTTGCCCGGCAGGCTGCCTAGAGTTCCGCCAGGGTCTTGATATGGGCCGCCACGCTGCGGCCCAGCGCCGACAGGCTGTAGCCGCCCTCCAGGCAGCTGACGATGCGGCCCTTGGCGTACAGCTTGGCGATGTCCATGATCTGCCGCGTCATCCACACATAGTCCGCCTCCACCAGGCCCATGCCGCCCAGTTCATCCTCGCGGTGGGCGTCGAAGCCGGCCGAGATGAAGATCATCTGCGGCTGGAAGGCGTGCAGGGCGGGCAGCCATTTTTCCTGCACCAGCTGGCGCACCGCCTCGCCCTTGGTATGGGCCGGCACCGGCACGTTCACCAGATGCTCGGAGATCGGATCGGCCTCGGTGTAGGGGTAGAAGGGATGCTGGAAAAAGCTCACCATCAGCGCGCGCGGCTCGTGGCGCAGCGACTCTTCCGTGCCGTTGCCGTGGTGGACGTCGAAATCGATCACCGCCACCCGCTCCAGGCCGCGCGCGTCGAGCGCATGCTTGGCGGCGATGGCAACGTTATTGAACAGGCAAAAGCCCATCGGTTCGGTGGGGCGCGCATGGTGGCCGGGCGGGCGCACCGCGCAGAAGGCGTTGTCGATCTCGCCATCGATGACGGCGTCGGTGGCCGCCACCGCGGCGCCGGCCGCGCGCAAGGCCGCCTGCCAGCTGTAGGCGTTGATCGAGGTGTCGGCGTCGATCGGATAGTGGCTCTCGCCCGGATACGGGCGGTTGTCGCGCACGATGGCGATGGCATTGGCCGTGTGGTTGCGGGCGATATCGGCCACGTCGGCCAGCGGCGCTTCGCGGTGGTCGAGGAAGGCGTCGATTTGCGCAGTAATCAACTGGTCGGCGATGGCCTGCAGCCGCGCCGGCGATTCGGGATGCCACTCGCCCATTTCATGGCGCTGGCAGTCGGGATGACTGTAAATTGCTGTGCTCATGTCGCTTGTGTCTGTGTGCCTATGGCGGTAATCTAGCCCTACCCCATATCAGCCGGGGACTTAACAGGATACCATGTACGCCAAATTCCATAATGTTGCGCAGCAGGTTGGCCAGGTCATCGTCGGCAAGGACTTGCAAGTGCGGCAAGCGCTGACCTGCCTGCTGGCCGGCGGCCACCTGCTGGTGGAGGACGTGCCGGGCGTGGGCAAGACCACGCTGGCGCATGCGCTGTCGATCTCGCTGGGCCTGCAGTTCAACCGTATCCAGTTCACCAGCGACCTGCTGCCGGCCGACGTGGCGGGCATTTCCATCTACGACCGTGAGAAAGGCGGTTTCGCCTTCCACCCCGGCCCGATCTTCACCCAGGTGCTGCTGGCCGACGAAATCAACCGCGCCACTCCCAAGACGCAATCGGGCCTGCTGGAAGCAATGGAAGAGCGCCAGGTCTCGGTCGACGGCGTGACGCGCGTGCTGCCCGAACCGTTCTTTGTCATCGCCACCCAGAACCCGGCCCACCAGATCGGCACCTTCCCGCTGCCCGAATCGCAGCTGGACCGCTTCCTGATGTGCCTCTCGCTCGGCTATCCCGACGCCGCCGCCGAACGCGCCCTGCTGATGGGCGAGGACCGGCGCAGCATGCTGAAAACGCTGCCGGCCCTGATGGCGCCGGCCGAATTGGCGGCCGCCCAGAAGGGCCTGCGCCAGATCCACGCCGCGCCCGCGCTGATCGATTATGTGCAGGCGCTGGCCCAGGCTTCACGCCAAAGCGGCGCCTTTGCCGAAGGCCTCAGCCCGCGCGCCGCGCTGGCGCTGCTGCAGGCCGCGCGCGCCTGGGCCGCGCTGGAAGGCCGCGACCATGTGATCCCGGAAGACGTGCAGGCCATGCTGGTGCCGGTCTGCGCCCACCGTCTGCGGCCGCTGAAATCGGCGCAGGGCGTGGCGCTGGGCAGCCGCGACCTGGTGCTGCAGCTGCAGAAGTCGGTGCCGCTGTAAGGACGATGGCCAGGCCATGCTAGGCGCAGGCGCAATGGCGGCGGCAAAGCGGGTACGCGACCGCTGGCTGTTCCAGCTTGGCCCGCGCGAGGCGGGCGAAGTGCTGCTGGTGATGCGCCGCGTTTTCATCCTGCCCACGCGCGCCGGCCTGGCCTTTTGCGGCCTGCTGCTCATCATGCTGATCGGCGCCGTCAACTACAACCTTGGCCTGGGCTTTGCACTGACCTTTTTCACCGGCGCCTGCGCCGTGGCCGATATGGTGATGACGGCGCGCAATCTGGGCTTGCTGCGCCTGGCGCCGGGCCGCGCCCAGCCCGTGTTCGCCGGCGAGGAGGCACAATTCGAGCTGCATCTGCATAATCCGGGACAGCGCGACCGTTACGCCGTCTGGCTCGGCTTCCAGGAACAGGGCGCACCGCGCCATGTGGCCGACGTGCTGGCCGGCGCCAGCGCCAGCGTGGTGCTGGCCGCGCCCACCACGCGGCGCGGCTGGCTGGCGGCGCCGCGCGTGCGCCTGTTCACGCGCTTCCCGCTCGGCCTGTTCGGCGCCTGGAGCTATTGGCTGCCCGACCTGAAGGTGCTGGTCTATCCCTTCCCCGAATACGATGCGCCGCCGCTGCCCACCAGCGGCGCGGCCAGCGAGGATGGACATGGACAGGTCGGCCTGGACAACTTCGCCGGCATCCGCAGCTACCAGCCCGGCGATCCGATGCGCCATCTGGCCTGGCGCCAGATCGCCCGCCTCGATCCCGCCAGCGGCCAGCTGCTGACCAAGCATTTCGAAGGCGGCGCAGTGGCCGAGCTGAGTCTCGATTTCGACCAGCTCCCGTCCACGCTCGATCTGGAGCTGCGCCTGTCGCGCATGACGCGCTGGGTGCTGGAGGCCGAGCAGCGCGCCCTGCCCTACGCCTTCCGCCTCGGCCCGCAGCATTTTCCGTCCGCGCTGGGCGAGGCCCACCGCGCCGCCTGCCTGCGCGCCCTGGCCCTGTACGGCAGCGAGGGGACGGCATGAGGCCCGGCGCCCCCGGCTCCGGCGCGCCGCAAGGCCGGCCACGCGCCCCGGCCCCTGGCGGCGGCGGTGGCCGCGCCACGCCGCGCGCAGCGCCCAGCCATGGCGCGCCAGCGGCGGGCGCCTTGCCCGCGGCCGCGCCGACGCCGGTGCTGGGCCTGGTGGCGCGCATGACGCGCGACAAGGCCGACACCCTGCTGCTGCTGCTGGCAGCGCTGATGGTGCTGCTGCCGCACTTCGCCCATCTGCCGCTGTGGACCAGCATCACGGCCACGCTCACGCTGGCCTGGCGCGCCGCCATCACCCTGCTGGGCCGCCGCCTGCCGCCGCTGTGGATCCTGCTGCCGGTATCGGTGCTGGCCATGGGCGGCGTCTACCTGTCCTTCCGCACCCTGCTGGGACGCGATCCCGGCGTCGCCATGCTGGCCCTGCTGCTCGCCTTCAAGCTGCTGGAAATGCAGGCGCGGCGCGACCTGTACGTGGTGGTCTTCCTCTGCTTTTTCCTGCTGCTGACCGATTTTTTCTACTCGCAAAGCATCTTCACCGCGCTGACGATGATGGCCACCATCGTCATGCTGCTGACGGCCCTCGTCACCTTCCAGTACACCGGCATCGTGCCGCCGCTGAAACAGCGCCTGCTGATGGCGGCGCGCATCTTCCTGGTGGCCGCGCCTTTGGGCCTGCTGCTGTTCGTCGCCTTCCCGCGCATCCAGGGGCCGCTGTGGGGCTTGCCGGGCGATGCGCGCAGCGGGCGCACCGGCATTTCCGACACGATGGCGCCGGGCAGCCTGTCCAGCCTGGCCGCCTCCGACGAGGTCGCCTTCCGCGTGCGCTTCTTCGATCCCCGGCCGCGCCAGGACCAGTTGTACTGGCGCGGCGTGGTGCTCAGCAACTACGACGGCCGCACCTGGACCCGCAGCGGCCGTCCGCTTTACCGCGGCGGCCTGCCCGCCGGCCTGAGCATCCACCTGCGCGGCCCCGGCATCCGCCACGAAATCACCATGGAGCCGAGCGGCAAGCGCTTCCTGTTCACGCTCGAATTCACCGAGCCGGATCTGAGCATTCCCGGCCAGCGCCTGCGCAACAGCGACGAGCTGGAAAGCTATGTGATGGAGCCGCTGCACGAGCGCCTGCGCTACCGCGCCAAGGCCTACACCGATTTCAGCCTGAAAGGCGAGGCCAGTCCGGCGCGCACGGCGCAGTGGCGCCAGCTGCCCCCGGGCTTCAATCCGCGCGCGCTGGAGCTGGCGGCCAGCCTGCGCGCCCTGGACGATCCGGCGGCGGCGGTACGCGCCGTGCTGCGCAAATTCCGCAGCGAACCGTATCGCTACACCTTGACGCCGCCCGCCCTGGGCCGCGATGCGGTGGACGAATTCCTGTTCGCCAGCCGCGCCGGTTTTTGCGAACATTACGCCAGCGCCTTCGTCTACCTGATGCGCGCGGCCGGCATTCCGGCGCGCGTCGTCACCGGCTACCAGGGCGGCGAGCTGAATCCGGTGGACGGCTACCTGATCGTGCGCCAGTCCGACGCCCACGCCTGGGCCGAAGTCTGGCTGGGCGAGCAAGGCTGGCAGCGCGTCGACCCCACCGCCGCCGTCGCCCCGCAGCGCGTCGAGCAAAGCCTGGCGCGCGCCATCCCGGCCGAGCCGCCCTTCGGCCTGGAGGGGCTGGCCGGCCTGGTGGATTTGCAGAACGACCGCGAATCGTGGC
This region includes:
- a CDS encoding MoxR family ATPase; this encodes MYAKFHNVAQQVGQVIVGKDLQVRQALTCLLAGGHLLVEDVPGVGKTTLAHALSISLGLQFNRIQFTSDLLPADVAGISIYDREKGGFAFHPGPIFTQVLLADEINRATPKTQSGLLEAMEERQVSVDGVTRVLPEPFFVIATQNPAHQIGTFPLPESQLDRFLMCLSLGYPDAAAERALLMGEDRRSMLKTLPALMAPAELAAAQKGLRQIHAAPALIDYVQALAQASRQSGAFAEGLSPRAALALLQAARAWAALEGRDHVIPEDVQAMLVPVCAHRLRPLKSAQGVALGSRDLVLQLQKSVPL
- a CDS encoding DUF3488 and transglutaminase-like domain-containing protein, yielding MRPGAPGSGAPQGRPRAPAPGGGGGRATPRAAPSHGAPAAGALPAAAPTPVLGLVARMTRDKADTLLLLLAALMVLLPHFAHLPLWTSITATLTLAWRAAITLLGRRLPPLWILLPVSVLAMGGVYLSFRTLLGRDPGVAMLALLLAFKLLEMQARRDLYVVVFLCFFLLLTDFFYSQSIFTALTMMATIVMLLTALVTFQYTGIVPPLKQRLLMAARIFLVAAPLGLLLFVAFPRIQGPLWGLPGDARSGRTGISDTMAPGSLSSLAASDEVAFRVRFFDPRPRQDQLYWRGVVLSNYDGRTWTRSGRPLYRGGLPAGLSIHLRGPGIRHEITMEPSGKRFLFTLEFTEPDLSIPGQRLRNSDELESYVMEPLHERLRYRAKAYTDFSLKGEASPARTAQWRQLPPGFNPRALELAASLRALDDPAAAVRAVLRKFRSEPYRYTLTPPALGRDAVDEFLFASRAGFCEHYASAFVYLMRAAGIPARVVTGYQGGELNPVDGYLIVRQSDAHAWAEVWLGEQGWQRVDPTAAVAPQRVEQSLARAIPAEPPFGLEGLAGLVDLQNDRESWLSWLRFNANAINNSWNQWVLDYNPERQRNFLAELNFALGNWRSALGLALVALLLFAAQRLRAGRGRDPVDAAYQAFCRQMARRGLPRAPDEGPRSYAARLLAAALPEDKKAAMKEFLELYGALKYGVPDSGGRTHSVKRLNTLLMQSR
- a CDS encoding DUF58 domain-containing protein — protein: MAAAKRVRDRWLFQLGPREAGEVLLVMRRVFILPTRAGLAFCGLLLIMLIGAVNYNLGLGFALTFFTGACAVADMVMTARNLGLLRLAPGRAQPVFAGEEAQFELHLHNPGQRDRYAVWLGFQEQGAPRHVADVLAGASASVVLAAPTTRRGWLAAPRVRLFTRFPLGLFGAWSYWLPDLKVLVYPFPEYDAPPLPTSGAASEDGHGQVGLDNFAGIRSYQPGDPMRHLAWRQIARLDPASGQLLTKHFEGGAVAELSLDFDQLPSTLDLELRLSRMTRWVLEAEQRALPYAFRLGPQHFPSALGEAHRAACLRALALYGSEGTA
- a CDS encoding histone deacetylase family protein; translated protein: MSTAIYSHPDCQRHEMGEWHPESPARLQAIADQLITAQIDAFLDHREAPLADVADIARNHTANAIAIVRDNRPYPGESHYPIDADTSINAYSWQAALRAAGAAVAATDAVIDGEIDNAFCAVRPPGHHARPTEPMGFCLFNNVAIAAKHALDARGLERVAVIDFDVHHGNGTEESLRHEPRALMVSFFQHPFYPYTEADPISEHLVNVPVPAHTKGEAVRQLVQEKWLPALHAFQPQMIFISAGFDAHREDELGGMGLVEADYVWMTRQIMDIAKLYAKGRIVSCLEGGYSLSALGRSVAAHIKTLAEL
- the ylqF gene encoding ribosome biogenesis GTPase YlqF, whose product is MAIQWFPGHMAAAKKKAAEQMADVDVVIEVVDARLPEASCNPLVEELRKFRGRPCLKILNKVDLADPDATAAWVTHYERDPDVTAYAMTTKKPADVARVIDKVRALAPHRGQPTKPLRMMIMGIPNVGKSTLMNALLKRRVAKVGDEPAVTKQQQKIYLDLNTVLIDTPGLLWPKIAMPSDGLMLAASHAIGANALIEEEVAVFLAEELLRRYPALLKARYGLKVEELDGIGVVEGVAMRRGYRVRGGEPDFEKASHMLLQDYRSGALGRISLETPQTREAALAIHIEAERVKAEQAAIKAAEKEAERMKGKRGT